From one Candidatus Nezhaarchaeota archaeon genomic stretch:
- a CDS encoding Lrp/AsnC family transcriptional regulator, whose amino-acid sequence MALDKVDLEILKVLLKDARKSYREIAKELNLSVATVYNRVKKMQAEGVIKGFTPVVNHSKLGFDLTALILLQAEGGHLVEVEEEVAKLEEACAVYDITGEFDIAVVAKFKSREALNKFIKSLLKIPFVKRTSTSMVLNVVKEDFKPPVTQL is encoded by the coding sequence ATGGCCTTAGACAAGGTGGACTTGGAGATACTGAAGGTGCTACTTAAAGACGCTAGGAAAAGCTACAGAGAGATAGCTAAGGAGCTTAACCTATCTGTAGCGACTGTCTACAATAGAGTAAAGAAGATGCAGGCTGAGGGGGTAATTAAGGGCTTCACCCCGGTGGTGAATCATTCAAAACTAGGCTTCGACCTAACAGCGCTTATACTATTACAGGCAGAGGGAGGGCACCTGGTTGAGGTAGAGGAGGAGGTAGCTAAGCTAGAAGAGGCCTGCGCAGTCTACGATATTACGGGAGAGTTCGACATAGCCGTGGTAGCCAAGTTCAAGAGCCGCGAAGCGCTAAACAAATTCATTAAGAGCCTCTTAAAGATACCTTTCGTGAAGCGAACGTCCACGAGCATGGTCCTCAACGTAGTTAAGGAGGACTTCAAGCCACCCGTCACCCAGCTTTAA
- a CDS encoding homocysteine biosynthesis protein, whose product MSSEPRGAEVLRSYEEINEKIRKGDAVVMTADEYVEYAKRYGVEKAAEEVDVVTTGTFGAMCSSGAFLNFGHADPPIKMFKCWLNNVPTYKGLAAVDAYIGATAISEDRGIEYGGGHVIEDIVSRREVELRAEGYVTDCYPRRFIETTITIDDLNQAVLVNPRNAYQRYVAATNSTDRVLYTYMGTLLPGHGNVMFSGSGQLSPLYKDRGLEVIGIGTRIFLGGGVGYVIGEGTQNKPQDFLATLMVKGDLKQMSPDFLRGATIHRYGCTLYVGLGIPIPVINLRVAKTAATSDEEIYTELIDYGVPSRNRPVLRKVSYAELKSGRVRIGDREVPASSMSSLFKARKVAEELKKWIAEGRFTLTRPVELLPTYREFKGLEAKRYEPKVRDAMSTKVVKASPDDDIKTVAKLMVNYGIDHVTIVSREGKLVGIVTSWDLARALANDKRSLREVMTTQVIVARPDESLHVAVSRLEKYGISGMPVVDEDWRVVGIVTSDDVARMWRSKVS is encoded by the coding sequence ATGAGCTCCGAGCCTAGAGGGGCTGAAGTTCTTAGATCTTACGAAGAAATAAACGAGAAAATTAGGAAGGGGGACGCCGTGGTGATGACGGCGGACGAGTACGTAGAGTACGCAAAGCGTTACGGCGTGGAGAAGGCGGCTGAAGAGGTGGACGTAGTTACGACAGGGACCTTCGGAGCCATGTGCAGCTCCGGGGCCTTCTTAAACTTTGGACACGCCGACCCCCCTATAAAGATGTTTAAGTGCTGGCTAAACAACGTCCCAACGTACAAGGGCCTAGCGGCTGTAGATGCCTACATAGGGGCCACCGCAATAAGTGAAGATAGGGGCATAGAGTATGGAGGAGGGCACGTAATAGAGGACATAGTCAGCCGTAGAGAAGTAGAGCTTAGAGCCGAAGGCTACGTGACTGACTGCTACCCTAGGAGGTTTATTGAGACCACGATAACCATCGACGACTTAAATCAGGCAGTACTAGTTAACCCTAGAAACGCCTATCAACGATACGTAGCTGCCACCAATAGCACCGACAGAGTCCTATATACATACATGGGGACCCTGCTCCCTGGACATGGAAACGTCATGTTCAGCGGCTCAGGGCAGCTGAGCCCCCTATACAAGGATAGGGGGCTCGAGGTCATCGGGATAGGTACCAGGATCTTCCTTGGCGGAGGCGTTGGCTACGTCATAGGCGAAGGCACTCAGAACAAGCCCCAGGACTTCTTGGCGACGCTGATGGTGAAGGGGGACTTAAAGCAGATGAGCCCCGACTTCCTCAGGGGGGCTACGATACATCGCTATGGGTGTACTCTTTACGTGGGGCTAGGGATCCCTATTCCAGTCATTAACCTCAGGGTAGCTAAGACCGCCGCTACCAGTGATGAAGAAATATACACAGAGCTCATAGACTACGGTGTTCCTTCTAGAAATAGACCAGTGCTTAGAAAAGTTAGCTATGCTGAGCTAAAGTCAGGGAGGGTGCGCATAGGCGATCGTGAGGTCCCTGCCTCATCTATGTCGAGCCTGTTTAAGGCGAGGAAGGTAGCTGAGGAGCTGAAGAAGTGGATCGCGGAGGGCAGGTTCACGCTAACTAGGCCAGTGGAGCTCCTTCCTACCTATAGGGAGTTTAAGGGGCTTGAAGCAAAGAGGTATGAGCCTAAGGTTAGGGACGCTATGAGCACCAAGGTGGTGAAGGCGAGCCCAGATGACGACATTAAGACAGTGGCTAAGCTCATGGTAAACTACGGCATAGACCACGTCACCATCGTAAGCCGCGAAGGTAAGCTCGTAGGCATAGTGACTTCATGGGACCTAGCCAGGGCGCTGGCTAACGATAAGCGTAGCTTAAGAGAGGTGATGACCACCCAGGTAATAGTTGCTAGGCCTGATGAATCTCTACACGTAGCGGTCTCTCGACTGGAGAAGTACGGGATCTCCGGCATGCCTGTGGTGGACGAAGACTGGAGGGTGGTGGGGATCGTAACTAGCGACGACGTCGCGAGGATGTGGAGGTCGAAAGTTAGTTGA
- a CDS encoding 4Fe-4S binding protein, whose amino-acid sequence MKLKVVYSKEHVNRPVLASVVVKTGELVNILEASITPRGGEMVIDVPSEGNVEKVVEAFRREGVIVKELAKQLEVDIVRCIACGACVSPCPVGAIRVEEGVIRIEEEKCVRCQACIYACPVRAIRLL is encoded by the coding sequence TTGAAGCTAAAGGTGGTTTATAGTAAGGAGCACGTAAACCGGCCGGTACTAGCGAGCGTCGTAGTTAAGACAGGGGAGCTCGTAAACATTCTAGAGGCCAGCATAACCCCAAGGGGAGGGGAGATGGTTATCGACGTGCCTAGCGAAGGTAATGTTGAGAAGGTAGTGGAGGCGTTTAGGAGGGAGGGGGTAATTGTCAAGGAGCTTGCTAAGCAGCTAGAAGTAGACATCGTAAGATGCATAGCCTGCGGAGCCTGCGTCTCCCCCTGCCCCGTGGGGGCAATTAGGGTAGAGGAGGGAGTAATTAGAATAGAGGAGGAAAAATGTGTAAGGTGTCAGGCTTGCATTTACGCGTGCCCGGTGAGGGCGATAAGGCTCCTGTAG